The DNA region TGTTCATGAACTCCAGGAGTCGGTTGGTGCTTTTTCTTGAATCAAATCGAGCACATGCCTCAGCTGCGAATGCCTGAGACCGCGCAGACGTGTCCCGCCGTGTGTCCATAGCCGCGCGCATGGCGTCGGCCAGGGCCTGTGGATTTTCTGGCGGCACCATCATTGCCGGGGTATTTGCCAGGCTCTCACGCAGGCCCAGGCAACTGGAGGCGATCAGCGGCGTGCCGCTGCACAGCGCCTCTACGGCGACAAGCCCCCATGCTTCCCAGCGCGACGGCATGACGAGTGTATCCACGGCGGCGTATACGCGTCGCGGATCGGCCTGAAACGGTATTATGGTGAACAGGTCGTACAGTTCTCGGCAACGGATTTCCTCGCAGGACTCACGCACATAATCCCCGGAAGCCGCCGCAAGTATTCGGAACCGGCGGTTTTCGGCAGCAAGCATGCCGGCCGCGTCCACCAGTATGTCAAAACCCTTCTGCGGCATCATCCTGCCCAGAAATCCGAAGACAAATTCGTGGTCCGCAATGCCGAGCTCATGGCGCAAACCGGCATGCGTAAGACGGCATCCGGCAAACCATGCGGTATCGATGCCGTTTTCGATGACGGTTCTCGGGGGGTGGTTTTGTCTCAGGCCCGGGATATCATTTTCCACATTTTTCAAAATGTCGTTGCTGACAGCGTGTATGCCGTCCAGGCGTCGAACGATTGAGGAAAGCGCAGCTCTCTTCATACTGCCTTTCCATCCCGAAAGGAGCCGTTCTTCAAGAATGCCATGCAGGGTGAGCACATTCGGCACGCCGGCCAGTCGGCACGCCGGGTAAGACGTGGCGGCGGAAATGAATCCCTGGCTGTGCACGATACTGTACGATGTTCGGCGCAGCTCTGTATGGACAGCTTTGGCGATCCGCGCGCAACCATCGCCGCATGTGACGAGTCTGGCGCCGAGCCTGGCGGCATCCTGGCGCAGGGCTTGAAGTTCGTGTGTTTCCGGTGCGACGATCGTAATCCGGCACGTTTCTGAGACGTGGCCATATGTGTACCGGATGTAGGTACGAATTCCGCCGAGGGGCCAGCGGGCAACGATCAATATGTTCATGTCTCGTGTCATGGTCCGTTACTACAGTGCACGATGTCAGAACTGGTGGATGGACATGCCAAGAGACGCAACAGTTGATGGGAGTCGTTTCTGTTCTTCATTGATGATATGTCTCC from Oceanidesulfovibrio marinus includes:
- a CDS encoding glycosyltransferase family 4 protein, yielding MNILIVARWPLGGIRTYIRYTYGHVSETCRITIVAPETHELQALRQDAARLGARLVTCGDGCARIAKAVHTELRRTSYSIVHSQGFISAATSYPACRLAGVPNVLTLHGILEERLLSGWKGSMKRAALSSIVRRLDGIHAVSNDILKNVENDIPGLRQNHPPRTVIENGIDTAWFAGCRLTHAGLRHELGIADHEFVFGFLGRMMPQKGFDILVDAAGMLAAENRRFRILAAASGDYVRESCEEIRCRELYDLFTIIPFQADPRRVYAAVDTLVMPSRWEAWGLVAVEALCSGTPLIASSCLGLRESLANTPAMMVPPENPQALADAMRAAMDTRRDTSARSQAFAAEACARFDSRKSTNRLLEFMNTVIANQRNASRPKRTAA